A region of the Sphaerodactylus townsendi isolate TG3544 linkage group LG15, MPM_Stown_v2.3, whole genome shotgun sequence genome:
gctgggagcctgccatgggccgtCCCTCGGCCTGGTTCTGCCAGGCTAGTCCtttgctggctgaaagagcagcccggtgggcccatggcaggctcccagcctggctgctccttcagggctCCTTCAGGAGCAGCCAGGTTTGGAGTCTGCCACAGGCTGCTCCTCGGTCCAGCCcccctggctgaaggagcagcctgccgCGGGCCTGctggtaagtggggcacgggggggggggggcactcagagcaGTTGTTGACCCGGGCATCAATTTCCCCAGAACGCCTCTGCTCTTCCTTGCTGAGGAGTGGCAAAGTAGCTTTAAAGTAGAGTTTTCTCATACCTCTTCATGGTTCTTCTTGAGGTAGGCAAGCTCCTCGTTCAGGCCTTCGATCTGCAACTCTAAGTCTGATCTATTCATGGTTAAGTCATCCAAGACTCTCCGTAAGCCATTTATGTCACTCTCCACACTCTGATGTAGGAACAATTCATTTTCAAACCTTTAAAGTGAATGCAGGAATTAAAATGACGGAACATATCAACTCCAAATCACATTATTTAAAATTGCCCTTGATTTTTTCACAGCATTATGTGCTGGGTTTTTCCTTCTTGCCAAGTTGGAGAAGGAACTGTGCATGAATGGAGATCTAATTTCCTTGCCCTTACCAGGAATATGATACTTACTTGAGTTTGAAATCATCAGCAGCCAGTCGAGCATTGTCAACTTGCAAGACGATTCTGGCATTGTCAATAGTAGCTGCAGCTATCTACAATCAAACATATATAAAGGAGTTGCAGTAATTCCTAAGCATTGGATTATTCTTATCATCATCAACATTGTTTAACTTCTTTATTTGCTTTATAGCACAATATTTATGTAGTTCATTTTTAACACCAGTGTGTCATCCACAGCTAACCCCACCCTAGCAATGTTTGGCACTCGGGACATTTTACACTAAAATAATACAGTCAGATCATATCTTTTAAAAGCTATTGGTAGGCTTGAGAactgggaggagaaagagagtgGTTTAATTAATTTCACTGAACTTAGACTGGTTTCAGAAGGCTGAAAATGGAGTAGCTCTTCATAGGTTTTCACAGCTCCATTTGCAGGAATTTTGATGGTGTAGATATCAAAATAGAGAGAGCTATTCAGAAGGGTTGTGCCTCAACAAAGAGCACAAAAGGCCTCTTTGTTGAGATTAcagagtacagtacagtacagtaaacctttattaggcataaataattctgcatacagtatgtttgtatgataaacagcaatacaacgaggaatccagtacaccaagttaGGACAAATCCTTACAAACTCTCCGAGACACACCACACatccatatgttaatcaaaactgatttgaatgacttcccatgttcaccacaatgacctgagcctcagacatcaaatcaatgtaatttagatgatttgatacattgagggacacattttagtaccgtctttgggatattacttccgctagatatgtagcttAAATTCCAaaagttatctcagaagatgcatcactaagtaacaCTTCACTGCATAAGCCAAGGcagatttgttttaatttcaatcgggattatatagtgactcacgtaatgcagagtgtagctgacattctaggaggatatgtattgtatccacggcattaaCAGAGCATGGGTATATTAGTCTGTCAGCTTAataaacaccttgaaatctcccgattgtaactttagaAGGAGCATGCTAAtttggcaagcataaatgctcttacttgacgagatggactgtcgagactatagaagtattttgctatcttcccatgtaggatgggtaggtttagaaatctggggaacatactgcaggttgtactgggtgaagggactgaatttccatcaatcagtctttggctgagcaatctaaatatatattcctcgttaagaggttcgagaaattccagggagaatcctagagttcttattttggattcaatatgaaataaccaggatgtgctcagtcggtcagatttaaaataggagaaTAACGAGTTTTCCTTtaccctaaagaatatttttagccaaaatttaaaaagcataatccaagctttgtttcaatagagtgtatacccagttctgcacagatcaccctatttgggacacattttggaacacccAGGATTTTCCTGTAAAAGGAGGACTGTATTTTCTCAATATTAGAATCAAACTCCTGTAGAGAGATTACAGAAGATAATGTTGAAGGGTTATTCTGTTCAGATCCCTTTGTGCCTTAGCTTTCCTTCTTATGATACAACCAATCTAACTGTATCTATATTTGAAGCCCTATTAAAAATCATCCACTATAGCCCAGTTTTTACATGgatttttttgccgtcaagtcacatctgatttatgatgACTCCTAGTGGGGTTTTCACAGAAGatactcagaggtggtttaccaatgtctgcctccatgtcacaaccctagTATTCCCTGGTATGCAAATATTTGTCTGGGttggccttgcttagcttctgaaatctaatgagatcaggctagcccgggtaCATGGACCATTAATTTTACTGCATTAAGAATATACTGGATCTGCTTATGCTGAATGAAGTACTGTAGTTCAGCCATAAGCACAGGCATTGGATGCAGAAGACCACAGTCCAGTCCTTGACATCTGCAGCGGAAAGGACTTGTGAATTACATTTTCatatttattactttatttacttataatgtaagaagagtttggatttataccctgcttttctctacttttaaggagcctcacagcagcttacaaactccttcccttcttctccctgcagCAGATACCTTGCGagatcagtggggctgagagagttcagagagaactgtgactggcccaaggtcacccagcaggctacatgtggaggaatggggaaacaaatctggttcaccagataatagtctggtgctcatgtagaagagtggggaatcaaacctggttctccagattagagtccaccactcttaaccactacaccacacctcattttttttaaaaaaaatgaactgtatttattatttttttacatgaTAGAAGCCACCTTAagcctgtaaggggaagggtggcatataaatataatatataaattaatatGTGAAAAAGCAgattttagaaagaaagaaagaaagaaagaaagaaagaaagaaagaaagaaagaaagaaagaaagaaagaaagaaagaaagaaagaaagaaagaaagaaagaaagaaagagcaccTATCTGTCAATGATCACAGTCACTGTTTATCCCCTTACTATTCTCTGTTGgtcaaaataaacaaatgtaacCTTCAAAAATGAAATGGATTGTAATTGCTAAAATTACAGACTGAACTTTGATTCGTTGCCTCTCATTGGGAAGGATGTATGATTATCAGTTATTTAACAGTTAATTGCTTTACAGAGATAAGTATGTAATGTGAGCGCGAGCAGTATAACATGTCTATGGATGGACAGCTTCTTTTATTCTGACCCAACAATTGCCAGTAAAGAAAGTTTAATTTACAAATGCCCCAAGGTGACTCTTCCCTGGCATTGAGCAATGGTTACTCCCATTACCTCTGACAGTTATGGTTACCTGGAGCTGTGAAAATGTTACCAAATGACTCAGAAGACAGGATAACTTAATTATGAAAAATCATATGTACACAGTTTTTGAATGTTCACTATGTATTCATTACATTGGTTGGAATTTAAAGTACACCAGTACTAATATACAGTTCCAAAAAGATGTCAACACTGTTATTTCACCGTGGATGAAGACTATCTTATATAAACATAAACTGTGAAGTAATAGGGTTGAACAACTTTTTGGAAATGTATATTAGAACTTGGGTATTGGGAATCCCAACCATTGTAATAAATACACAGTGAACAAAATCAAAAATCACACTTAGGCTTATATCCAACGAAAAGCTTTATTAACTGTGAAGCAACAGTATTTTATGAGTTAACAAGTTTGATTAGTTGACTGAATAACACTTAATATATAAGTCCGTGTTATAGAACCTGAAGACCGAAATCAGGATATCTTGCAAAACCTTTTTCGGTTACTCACTTGATTCCGAAGATCTTCAATAATCCTGAAATATTTGCTGTAGTCTCTGTCTGTGTCAGGTGTGCTGTACTTGGCATACCATTCCTTGATCTTGAGTTCCAGTTCTGCATTTGCCTCTTCAAGAGCATGCACTTTGCCCAGGTAGTTGGCGAGGCGGTCGTTGAGATTCTGCATGGTTTGCTTCTCATCACCAGCAAGCAGaccaccatctcctcctccaAAGCCACCACCGAAGCCACCCACAAAGCTGCTACCCATACCCCCACCAAGGCCACCCCCGTATCCTCCACCAAGGCCTGCTCCATATCCTCCACCAAGGCCCACTCCATGTCCTCCACCAAGACTTCCCCCACCATAACCTCCAGCAAAGCTGGATCCACCACTGAAGCCTGCACCACTAGATAATCTAACAgatcctcctccaccacctccaaggCTGTATGAAGAAAGCTGTCGGGAAGAGCCAGATGTGAGCATAGAGAGAGCCATGGTGTTTGGGTAAGAAGTGTGGCCTGTCCTATCCTAGCAAGGCAAGCTGATTAGAAAGAGTGCATTGATTTGGTGGGCTTTCGGTGCTTATATACAGTTACCAGGGTGTATCATTTCCGCCCCATCAGAGCAAAACGAGTCTTTTGCCAAGTCACTGCCTTCGTATCTGTAACGAGATAATTATTTTGTCTAATTAAAACTGATGTTACCAAGTTCAGTTCTGCAGAAGTATGTATCCTTGGGCTATTTGTTATGCCCAGATTCTGGTTTGAAATATGTGGAGTGAAGCCAAATCTGTTTTACTTTCCCTTTTATCTTTAAATTTTTGatgagcaaactgttttttccctttcccactccttTCTTTTAACTAGGTTATAGTGCATTCTTTTCAACAGTTCAGCCCTCCGGGTATAACCCTTTCAGTTGAAGCAGGAAGCCAAGTTAAGCTTTAAGTGACATGTATGAACAGCAGATGCTCCATAATCTTAAATgtggggggtatttttttaaaaaattaatctagTGGGAAAAGAGATCTCAAATCCCCTGTCATTGTTTGGCTCAAAGGTGCTATCTGACTGATTTATTAATTACTTCTCAGGTGATTATTCAACACGTTTGATGTTAAAATTTTCATTTGATGTTCAGCCTGCCTTTGCAAGTCCAAGAAAGGGATAAGAAGAGGATAAGGAACCAGAGAATTTCTCTTTAAACAGCAATTCAGAAGTGGACAAGCCAATTCATATTTCTTAGTCGTGGTAAAACTTGGTGATAGATGTGTACTCAGCATATTTCCCCAATTAATGATTCAGCAGAATTTTACTGCAGATAGTATTCATAAGCAAGAACAAAGCAATAATATTTCTGCTGCGTCTCCCTTATTTCTCTCTGCTTTTCCTTTCATAATGTTAGATGTTCATTCAGGCCACAACTGCAGGATTCCCTGTGAGAACTTATTTGTGCTCCAGATTAATTTTCTCTTCTATTCTAGTACACTGTAGGCTCATGTGGCTTACAAAGCATTTGTAATCAAGCTAAACctcattttgtgtttcttttgaaTATCCTCATTTGCTGTGTAATTTGGCTAATTTTCACCTTTTCCCAACAATACCCAGCAAAGTGTGTATATGTATcctatccaaagggggagggcgaATCTGTCCATGGGAGTGGCAGACGGCTGCaccaacagatttgccctccccaggaccctTGCCATAGCTGAGGAGCTACTCCGCCAGTGTGCAATGACCGAGGCCCTCCCCAgtactgggatgctgtgtgggacatggtgccagcatcccagtgccctTGCCTCCACTGCCTGCATAGTGGGGGCCTGgctggggcatggccaggggaggaactCCTCTTGAGGGTTTGCCACCTTATGCCAATGGCCTGGGCCTCAAACTGAAGCCACCAAcaggctgtaaggaattccatagaagcagaaataaaaggctttttttggtaaAAAAGACCGCTTGACCAGACATCCCTAGAAAGCTCAATGcagtacacgacgtggcaggaataaagtctcccgccagaagcacgcgggttataactctgtccatcccatacCCCTCCCGGATTCTGgcgggaacggagttctcatctctaccagcagagataaggtctcccgCCAGAGTCTCCGCAGATGCTATTGCCCATCGCCCGGTTATGGGAATTCAGTCAAAGGCCAGGCGGCCGCcgcctgaacatcaacaccattgaatcctttacactctgcctccctttaagaaaaacttccccccccccaggtttgtgcgaaAGGtcgctgtggaaagcagaaatgagtgCAGGGCGCTACTATTTtccggaatagacccattgattatacccagagggaacatcccacccaagagactaaatacgTGCAAAGCCATGTGCGATTAGAACGAGTCCAGGGATGAAGCGCCAATTTCAAGTAATGCTTGTAATACTCGAATTTATAGTCGGCGGGGTCTTCTCCGGGcggagtcgtgccaggcatcgaaacggagcctccttgagcaaactagacgaaagacaggatggatattgcGCACTGAGAGAATTAGGCGAGAGTCCAATCGGGCGGTGACATCATGTTAATCACTTtgtagtaatcttaaaaggtcctacctaatcttttgcccagttttgaaaaatttTGCGTATCGCCTCTCTgaagatttttggtagacaaatacacctggTATGCTTCACACGTAAGGGGAAtctgagcggtgcttatccgcttgaagttttggggagtctttagcctgctgtaagggcggtctggaccgctttccaccctcggccagagataAGAAATCCCACTGTTGGAACTGGAGGATTCAACGCCCGCAGAGTAGTTgggcggcaacggagggaaggatcaaTTCAGACACAATTGGcgaagggtttttttgtaaattgccatgaaccgcattattataggcgtattctggtAAACTGGAATTAACTTCGCACGCCAGTTATCTCGGCGATagctggtgtaacaacgtgaaatactgctccagggttctgcctgctctctcccactcaccgccactttgaacgcacGTGGTAGGGTGACGGCCAATTGTCAAGGCGACTCAACAAGCCCCAGGAAAGctctccagaactttgaaatgaattggggcccagcggtcggagaccacctttaacggggcggagtgtagacgagaaatatgttgaatgaacagacgctgccaacttaggagcggaggggatggaagcagcatgggatgaaatgggcttgctttagaaaataagtccaccaccacccacaagaccatGTTGCCGCGTGACTTTCTGGCAACTGCaataaatccatggagatgacttcccagggctggaggccaccggagaggtttcaacgaagaccatggggttttccccgaaCGGATTTGCTTCCGCATCAAACAGAGCAACGCTTTGATATGTCTCAATGTTAGCATGACGctaccaccaaaattgacgggcgggccaaatgcagccgcctttaaggaagccaaaatgtccagcccggcgaAGGGTATCATATGACAGGCCTCGAAAGAACCTGCTTTAATGGGAGTGCACGTACTCAACAATCCCCGccaccaaacaccattctccgAAGCgctaattgggagtcaccttcctcctcaTTGGTGGCTCAAGGCGAGGCCTCGCCTCCCTCGAAATTctcagagaaaggagagagaccaggctgggaatgggtggagaaggaaggagtggacgcctgagaatcgaaagtgacagccagccccatgattgggaggggagagaacgcTGATGCGGCcaggatatcccgtaaggcagctccacctcccctCGGGCAGGctagagcgcatcagccagtttattggtttttccgggaaaaatggacaaTGTGAAAGAGAACGAAAGAAATCGCCtaacggagttgttttatggacatcttgaggggtggaaaaggGCGCTGCTCTTGtggatcccaccaaacttgaaaaggggtgtttagccctccagccagtggcgccaagtggaaagtgtaCTACTTTGATGgtcagcagtctctttatcccctacagtccagaagTTGAGCTCAGTAATCGAGAATTTGCTTTGATAAAATAAGCACatggaaccagcctatcatctttatttctctgcaacagggctgcacaaAGCGCTTTGTccaggcatccacgtgaaccacaaaaggaagatctgggtcagggtgtttttagGATAGGTTGTTGtagtaaagctgattttaaatgttggaaaggctgtcctgacattctttagacTAGGAAAGGGGCCCtcggcttggcagcctgtgggtctttacccttagtgctgcaGAAGGTCTGTGGAGTGGGAGAAGTCAGTTCATTTAATTAGGGTATAAAGTCcctatagaaattagcaaaccctagaaagattggagttccttccgcattggtaggggcaggccattggaggactactgcttcaatcttagctcAGGATTCAATTTTAGCCCCTCGGgaagagatccgtaacccaaatagtcgataggcCGAGGTTTGCAGattggaaacaacatttagaaagtttgggcAAAGCAGGGAGTTGCTGGttgcaaagcgtttcaatacttcccgaaccaaggcttcatgctcctccatggttttgtgaatagaattaaaacatcatctaagtacaccaatACCCTCTTGTATATcaaataaatcatggagaactttccGTTGATAAGTACTACATAAAGCTCAAGAGTTCCCACTTTAacccaatggcattattaagtattcatactgtccaaattttgtaagttaaatgcagtcaaatgttcatagccttcctcaagtaatcctgaccctgtagtaagcttctcttaaagtCCAACTTTAGTAAAAAACAGCCACCCTTGCCCAAATGCATCTAAAAAAGGTCCCTTTGATTTCAATGGGTGCAAAAGGGTGCATTTCTATTGGACACAGGGTTCCGCGTTGAGTCCCAGGTGTAATCCGCGTGCAGGGAGCCCAAAGACCGGCCTTTTTGgcacaaacaatacaggagcagcatgttgTGTTTGGTAGTTCGTCGATACTGAACAGCCATgaaaggttcttgtctaagaaggcacgaagttccttctcctcattgggactcatgcggtagatctTTACCCTTTGGCGAAGTTGAGCCCTGGCTGtatcacgattttgcagtcagtgtctctatggggggtggcaattgatgcgtgcattcttgctcctgaaatactctggttAAATCTTGGTAGCGTTTTGGGTGAATGCCGGGTAAGAATCGGGAGCAATTTGAAGCGCATAAGCTGATGAAGCCGGGTATGTCATGagggaggtgagttttccccaattcatgtgttctccgcagggagggtcatcagtgaattctaagatcctttctttccaaatgaattttggttcatgcataCAACTTAACCATGGCAGTCCAGGGACTATGgaagtgtttggccactggagccagaataaaactaatttttttctcccaatggtcagcttaGCCGGTGAGGACCAGTTATGCGTTTGAACTGGCCAGTCCCTGCCCCGAAGGACTGtcagtccatttgggtgaagcgaGGCgccggtatgggcttagctaggggacTTCGGTTCATCCAAGTTCCTCCCGCCACCTGGGGTCAGAtcaaacaatgggagcacccagaatcttgCCAAGGGCTGAAGGCTATAATATCGGTGTGCTTAATGGGCTTGGCCAGAATAAGCTTGAATGTCGTAATGGGAGCCAGCTCCTCTACTCACCGTGATCtcgagtcgaacccatatccatgggggctgaagagaggcaaacagccgCTTCCCCTCCTCTGTCGCCGGTAAATCACTTTAGACGCCAAACCGAGCCCgctggggcggcccggatttgcgcgggtggcttggcagatggggtgccagtcgagcggttggcttctgtttcttcgggcagttggcagcctaGAATGACCGGTCCGCCCGcgaagtaaagacacaatcccagacgggcgACGGGCGCTTCGGAGAGTGGTTTCGGTAGAgtggctgctgggcttggctttgcGAAGCCCAGCCGTGGTCGAAGGGCGTGGTTTGGGCGTAAGGCCCTCGGCATGAGCTGCATCCAAACgtagacgccacttgagatcctaattgaATCCAATCAGTACAGTGCTGGGATCCAATAAGAAACACCGCTTTCatcgcagtttgccgtcgacgcaTCCGGTAGggcattcacatttcatgcgccaggccactcaggagtggagtcgagcagccgccgcatcgcaattcacgggcaaattctgcaaaggagcggttgccttgttgaatagatttgatggtatGGATGGTTTTACTTTTCAGCACCGATCTTGGAAGCCGCAGCCCTAAGGTTTGAGGAACGCAGGTGGCACCGTATGGTGCATCCTCCCTGCAGATCAAAAGAAGTCACAAAATCCAGTCGGCTGTCagcccatccaagacggaaccgatgtcccgtattttttcgctcagaccgtACAAATCGCCATAGTCcctcccatgtgggcatcgaagttgtagatgaagtagggaagtttggaagccgtcccatcaaacgggcaggtattggaggtctgtatcCTCTCTCTCCACGGCTCCCATTCGCTAAGGCGTTGGCGCAGGGCTGAGGCAGCGCCAGGGAGGccgaatcggtggaggtggggcacCAACACCGTGCCGCTTGATGTTCTGGTGGGGCGTGTCTTGAAGGTGGCAGACgccgagtagcaggacccagcagtcagcctctggcgttggctgtacccagtgacagctgtgactccaacttggggcatcggtcctgctgcttcttcagttcctttcCAAGGTGGTTAAGTCTCTCTCCCCATgcagtcaaggcatcctggtgtgCATGCAAAGCTGTtttctcgctccagtttggccagtctGCCCcgctgaatagctgcagttagttcacggCGCACGCATGGCCTCTTCACGCCGCTGACGCtttaagttcagtttggagtgttccagactttatcatggactgatagattctgcacatattgccgctgCAGCTGCCTTTGCACGGTCCACCCGAAGTTGGATTTCTGGCGCTTGCCgccccggtctctttgcaggttttcacgctcttaaGCTGCAGTTGCCTTCGCTCCTCTTCCCATAGTTGGCGCTCatgggcccatgcttcctgggcatctcctTGAGTCGCCCactctcatcccagctctctttgatgggaggggaatagatccggatgggaaggcagcagGCTTTCTCGGATTCCTCTCTTCATCAGAACGTGATTACGCTCGTGCCCACCCGGCGGCTCCATCGGGCACCTtacaggtgcagctgctgatccgggatctgggggggtcCACCGAAGCTTtagtacggatacccctcccaactcTCGATATAGTCCCGTTTCCAACGGTGGGTCTTAGGACCGGGCTCCCAGTGTTATGCCAGCCGTGGGAtctccttgggagcatcaccgcaacacgaagtccaggaatgcgctcaatggactcctgtaaAGGCCGCGCATTTAAAGGTGGTCAGAATTCCGTCTCCTCCATTGACAGGTTGtaatctgaggtttgtaatccacacggaaacggcagatatccgatccacaggcttcgatccatagacagcttccaaACGACCTGGgcgtaagtccacatgatcgcctccTGCGTCCTCattcccaacggagtaagggaagactcgcgTGTTGATACGTAGGACcggggaaagagttaccagcgagacccgtttcTCCCTCActgttcctccaaatccatatgGAAGAGCTTCGGAGCCTCCCTTTAGGGCTACCGTGACCtgtccacagattcaggaatattcaacctctccatgccaagacaccagaggtccgctgcactggggagatagatgaactaagattcctgccacaatgtaaggaattccatagaagcagaaataaaaggcttttggtgtaaaagaccaagtttattcagacatcctagaaaagcTCATACGGCATACCTAATGGCAGTGAATAAAGTCTCCctaccagaagc
Encoded here:
- the LOC125444692 gene encoding keratin, type I cytoskeletal 24-like isoform X1 — its product is MALSMLTSGSSRQLSSYSLGGGGGGSVRLSSGAGFSGGSSFAGGYGGGSLGGGHGVGLGGGYGAGLGGGYGGGLGGGMGSSFVGGFGGGFGGGDGGLLAGDEKQTMQNLNDRLANYLGKVHALEEANAELELKIKEWYAKYSTPDTDRDYSKYFRIIEDLRNQIAAATIDNARIVLQVDNARLAADDFKLKFENELFLHQSVESDINGLRRVLDDLTMNRSDLELQIEGLNEELAYLKKNHEEELMSFRGVASGDVNVEMDAAPGVDLTKLLNDMRSQYEELADKNRREAEDQFNKQVGALRQEISANVDQLSSSKSEITDLKRTLQALELELQAQLAMKQSLEGTLAETEHNYCDQLSQIQIQISSLEEQLLQLRAEMENQNAEYQQLLGIKTRLEREIETYRRLLDGEGSSTFASGGSGSASYSSTVSGGSGKESTKTRMVKTIVEEVVDGRVVSSQVKTVEEKPTK
- the LOC125444692 gene encoding keratin, type I cytoskeletal 24-like isoform X2, which translates into the protein MALSMLTSGSSRQLSSYSLGGGGGGSVRLSSGAGFSGGSSFAGGYGGGSLGGGHGVGLGGGYGAGLGGGYGGGLGGGMGSSFVGGFGGGFGGGDGGLLAGDEKQTMQNLNDRLANYLGKVHALEEANAELELKIKEWYAKYSTPDTDRDYSKYFRIIEDLRNQIAAATIDNARIVLQVDNARLAADDFKLKFENELFLHQSVESDINGLRRVLDDLTMNRSDLELQIEGLNEELAYLKKNHEEELMSFRGVASGDVNVEMDAAPGVDLTKLLNDMRSQYEELADKNRREAEDQFNKQVGALRQEISANVDQLSSSKSEITDLKRTLQALELELQAQLAMKQSLEGTLAETEHNYCDQLSQIQIQISSLEEQLLQLRAEMENQNAEYQQLLGIKTRLEREIETYRRLLDGEGSTFASGGSGSASYSSTVSGGSGKESTKTRMVKTIVEEVVDGRVVSSQVKTVEEKPTK